In one Grus americana isolate bGruAme1 chromosome 1, bGruAme1.mat, whole genome shotgun sequence genomic region, the following are encoded:
- the LOC129201290 gene encoding uncharacterized protein LOC129201290, which translates to MSAWTGKKLDKEKKRKGSCANSPEADPVFTKAKSVRSDRSSFFRRSGDQYSSTRSETSYTRRKARQSSELTRVSSVSASLCQEEKRSDEWKYRHGSRHHASEQQIMGSEEGSDSQAGHPSPFQQPLSCNSIHGSLARQHSPLQHWFSQTPDYSSDSEDTQNSYHRKVRPSTTTHFSESEKNSLMKSVILPELATVLKDALTAARQSITSVAQARSHSVKHPRVPVTEVPVVPLEATGSSSQTFESDHMDSLKDQTAPGKEKSEADKALEVESSPDDGEVSSESPAEDQEGPDPLRKFDKENQNYLFKHIKRVLMLKSSKSECASEELPVRSEQGKVDNALPIHSALEDLVCRIWGNPEAKHEAPAILRKLYPLPVDKAALWGTLPQVDRALITGDSVLSVPANMDAVPKDPTDRKVEEAIKRSFKLVAAQLGVSIYCAYASRALLIWLEEERARVKKKWVPSGTMQRKRRLCKIAANFIHDAAEDSLRLTIKNMACLSVAWRAIWLRPWTSSLDLKHKLLSLPYTGGKLFGESLVQIMKDFSEHKHSLRQLKKKNSIGNTSCSYPHKCLTSFRSPPKFKGGKGKYKVSQSFHAKYERTSHFQRDTRPSRGTF; encoded by the coding sequence ATGTCTGCTTGGACAGGAAAGAAACtggacaaggaaaagaaaagaaaaggtagcTGTGCCAATTCTCCTGAAGCAGACCCTGTCTTTACCAAAGCAAAGTCTGTGAGATCTGACAGATCCAGCTTCTTCAGAAGGTCAGGGGATCAATACTCCAGCACCAGATCAGAGACCTCCTACACCAGGAGGAAGGCTAGGCAGTCTTCAGAGCTTACAAGGGTTagttctgtttctgcttccctctgccaagaggaaaaaaggtcaGACGAATGGAAGTACAGGCATGGCTCTAGACATCATGCTTCTGAGCAACAGATAATGGGGTCGGAGGAGGGCTCAGATTCTCAGGCAGGACATCCATCCCCTTTCCAGCAACCCCTCAGCTGCAACTCAATTCATGGCTCATTGGCAAGGCAGCATTCTCCTCTCCAGCACTGGTTCAGCCAGACCCCAGACTACAGCTCAGATTCAGAAGACACTCAGAACTCCTACCACAGGAAGGTAAGACCTTCTACTACTACTCACTTCTCTGAATCTGAAAAGAATTCACTAATGAAATCTGTAATTTTGCCTGAGCTAGCTACTGTCTTAAAGGATGCTTTGACAGCAGCCAGACAAAGTATAACTTCTGTGGCACAGGCAAGGTCCCATTCAGTAAAGCATCCCAGGGTACCAGTTACAGAAGTTCCAGTGGTTCCTCTAGAAGCAACTGGGAGCAGTTCCCAAACTTTTGAGTCTGACCATATGGACAGTTTAAAAGACCAAACAGCTCCTGGGAAAGAGAAATCTGAGGCTGACAAGGCCTTGGAGGTTGAGTCATCCCCTGACGATGGGGAGGTGTCATCTGAGTCCCCTGCAGAAGACCAAGAAGGACCAGATCCTCTGCGTAAGTTTGACAAGGAGAATCAGAATTATCTGTTCAAGCACATAAAGAGAGTGTTAATGTTAAAATCTTCCAAATCTGAATGTGCTTCAGAAGAACTGCCTGTCCGCTCTGAACAAGGCAAGGTAGATAATGCACTTCCTATCCATTCAGCACTGGAAGATCTTGTTTGTAGGATTTGGGGTAATCCTGAGGCAAAGCATGAAGCCCCGGCAATCCTGCGTAAGCTCTATCCTCTTCCAGTGGATAAAGCTGCTTTGTGGGGGACCTTGCCTCAGGTAGACAGGGCATTGATTACTGGTGATTCTGTACTGTCAGTGCCTGCTAATATGGATGCTGTCCCTAAAGATCCTACTGATAGAAAGGTTGAGGAAGCAATTAAAAGATCTTTCAAGCTAGTTGCAGCCCAGCTTGGAGTATCTATCTACTGCGCTTATGCTTCTAGAGCGTTACTAATATGGCTGGAGGAAGAACGAGCcagagtgaaaaagaaatgggtCCCATCTGGTACCATGCAGAGGAAACGCAGGCTATGTAAAATTGCAGCTAATTTTATCCATGATGCAGCTGAGGATTCTCTGAGACTCACCATTAAAAATATGGCTTGCCTTTCTGTAGCCTGGAGAGCTATATGGCTGCGTCCTTGGACCTCATCGCTAGATCTAAAACATAAACTGCTGTCTTTACCATACACAGGCGGCAAGCTATTTGGTGAATCCTTGGTCCAGATCATGAAGGATTTTTCAGAACACAAACACTCCTTAcgtcagctgaaaaaaaagaattctatTGGAAACACTTCATGTTCTTATCCTCACAAGTGTCTGACCTCCTTTCGTTCTCCTCCAAAGTTtaaaggagggaagggaaagtaTAAGGTCTCACAATCATTTCATGCCAAGTATGAAAGGACATCTCACTTTCAGAGAGACACCAGACCATCAAGAGGAACTTTCTAA